In Arthrobacter ramosus, one DNA window encodes the following:
- a CDS encoding SDR family oxidoreductase, translating to MPQLSGAVVLVTGANGGLGRELVEQALARGAAKVYATARRPQEWNDPRVVPLTLDVTDADSVRAAVAQAQDVTVLINNAGTSVESDTLLALSDEEIREVMETNFFGPVAMTRAFAPVLAASETSAVLNIHSVLSWIALTGAYSASKAALWSATNSFRVELAPQGTQVTGVHVGYMDTAMARGVDAPKTSPGEVARKSFDGLEQGDYEVIVDEISAGVKLGLSGPISALYPVLASNSPA from the coding sequence ATGCCACAGCTATCTGGCGCCGTCGTCCTTGTCACCGGCGCGAACGGAGGACTGGGCCGCGAGCTCGTGGAACAGGCCCTCGCCCGGGGTGCTGCAAAGGTGTACGCGACAGCCCGCCGCCCGCAAGAGTGGAACGATCCCCGGGTCGTCCCTCTCACTCTCGATGTCACCGACGCTGACTCGGTCCGGGCCGCCGTCGCCCAGGCCCAGGACGTCACAGTCCTGATCAACAACGCCGGTACGAGCGTCGAATCGGACACTCTGTTGGCGCTCTCCGACGAGGAGATCCGCGAAGTCATGGAGACCAACTTCTTCGGACCCGTCGCCATGACCAGGGCATTCGCACCGGTGCTTGCCGCCAGCGAGACATCAGCGGTCCTCAACATCCACTCGGTGCTCAGCTGGATCGCACTCACCGGCGCCTACAGCGCATCAAAGGCCGCGTTGTGGTCAGCGACCAACTCCTTCCGCGTGGAACTGGCACCTCAAGGCACCCAGGTGACGGGTGTTCACGTCGGCTACATGGACACAGCCATGGCCAGGGGCGTGGATGCCCCGAAGACCTCCCCTGGGGAAGTCGCACGGAAGTCCTTCGATGGGCTCGAGCAAGGTGATTACGAAGTCATCGTGGACGAGATCAGCGCCGGCGTGAAGCTCGGCCTGTCCGGTCCGATCTCGGCTCTGTACCCGGTCCTGGCATCCAATTCCCCGGCATGA
- a CDS encoding winged helix-turn-helix transcriptional regulator: protein MNRPTEKAVNAPRACFIAAGLDVLGERWALLALREMSLGVHRFDQIARNTGASRDILTDRLRTLENRGVIERVQYSERPARYEYHLTTSGAEVAPILISLAAWSSTWMRDDTPRASYRHSCGADLKPVVLCAECGEEFAPGSLMLGPLVSSTGTDPASGQ from the coding sequence ATGAATCGGCCGACCGAGAAGGCAGTAAATGCGCCGAGGGCGTGTTTCATCGCGGCAGGCCTCGACGTTTTAGGGGAACGGTGGGCGCTGCTCGCCCTTCGCGAGATGTCGTTGGGCGTTCACCGGTTCGATCAGATTGCGCGCAATACCGGCGCGTCCCGCGACATCCTGACGGACCGGCTGCGCACACTCGAAAACCGTGGCGTGATTGAGCGTGTCCAGTACTCCGAGCGCCCTGCGCGCTACGAGTACCACCTCACAACCTCGGGGGCGGAAGTCGCGCCCATTCTCATTTCGCTCGCGGCGTGGAGCAGTACATGGATGCGCGACGACACGCCCCGCGCTTCTTACCGGCACAGTTGCGGGGCGGACCTGAAACCGGTGGTGTTGTGTGCGGAATGCGGTGAGGAGTTCGCCCCAGGAAGTCTGATGCTGGGACCGCTTGTGTCAAGCACGGGTACGGACCCGGCGTCCGGCCAGTAA
- a CDS encoding MFS transporter has protein sequence MKTSKEAVGSPDPSERADVSEPRRRTVNMVAGTIGHFVEWYDWYVYGLLAAVFAGQIFPSESPFASLIAALLTYALGFVVRPLSGIIISPLADRFGRRLILTLSISGMALGSLIIGLTPSFATIGYAAPVLFLVARILQGISAGSEGQSAIAFMVEHAPANRRGLFGSFTNMASGLATLVATGAAAMVTSSFAPADLAAWGWRIPFVVGGILGVVGLVIRARSDETPEFEATALVDQKSAAARLMDLLREHPKALLQAAALSAPAVAYYTWATFLPTYAKLTTGRDLASTLAGNVIGLALLVIIVPVCGALSDRLGRRKIFPIIGAIGMIVLFYPMLLLLNQPGFGVYVLVSASGWVVLGIWQAVYPTIQAELFPASVRVSGIGFAHQIVIAVFGGTAPLIAAAFVGAGQPMNVAIYMIAIVTLCLIVYFTLPETGSRAGRATVAPADPEVLEGEHLLLSTSSATDGAKRSQ, from the coding sequence ATGAAGACCTCAAAAGAAGCCGTCGGCAGTCCAGACCCTTCGGAGCGAGCCGACGTGTCTGAGCCCCGTCGACGCACCGTCAATATGGTGGCAGGCACGATCGGCCACTTCGTGGAGTGGTACGACTGGTACGTCTACGGGCTGCTGGCTGCGGTGTTCGCGGGACAGATATTCCCAAGCGAGTCCCCGTTCGCCTCCCTTATCGCAGCACTGCTCACCTACGCGCTCGGGTTTGTTGTACGCCCGCTCAGCGGAATCATCATCTCTCCACTGGCCGACCGTTTCGGCCGACGGCTCATCCTGACGCTGTCCATCTCCGGGATGGCGCTCGGCTCTCTGATCATCGGCCTCACTCCTTCATTTGCGACCATCGGCTATGCAGCGCCCGTTCTCTTTCTGGTTGCACGCATCCTCCAGGGCATCTCGGCCGGTAGTGAGGGACAGAGCGCCATCGCCTTCATGGTGGAACACGCTCCCGCGAACCGGAGGGGCCTGTTCGGTTCGTTCACCAACATGGCAAGCGGCCTCGCAACCCTCGTCGCGACCGGCGCCGCGGCAATGGTGACATCATCCTTTGCACCAGCGGACCTCGCCGCCTGGGGTTGGCGCATCCCGTTCGTCGTGGGGGGCATCCTCGGCGTCGTCGGTCTCGTCATACGAGCCCGCTCAGATGAGACCCCTGAGTTTGAGGCAACTGCCCTCGTCGATCAAAAGTCGGCCGCGGCCCGCCTGATGGACCTGCTTCGCGAACACCCGAAGGCGCTGCTGCAGGCAGCAGCGCTCTCTGCCCCGGCCGTGGCCTACTACACCTGGGCCACCTTCCTTCCCACCTACGCCAAGCTGACCACCGGCCGGGACCTGGCCTCCACCCTGGCCGGAAACGTTATCGGGCTGGCCCTGCTCGTTATCATCGTGCCGGTCTGTGGCGCGCTCTCTGATCGACTCGGCCGACGCAAAATCTTCCCCATCATCGGTGCCATCGGCATGATAGTCCTCTTCTACCCCATGCTCCTGCTGCTGAACCAGCCGGGCTTCGGCGTCTACGTTCTGGTATCGGCGTCCGGGTGGGTGGTCCTCGGTATCTGGCAGGCCGTCTACCCGACCATCCAGGCCGAACTGTTCCCCGCCTCAGTCCGTGTATCCGGCATCGGCTTCGCACACCAAATCGTCATCGCCGTCTTCGGCGGCACCGCCCCGCTGATCGCCGCAGCCTTCGTTGGCGCCGGACAGCCCATGAACGTCGCGATCTACATGATCGCCATTGTCACTCTTTGCCTCATCGTCTACTTCACCCTCCCCGAGACCGGCAGCCGGGCAGGACGTGCCACAGTCGCTCCAGCCGACCCCGAGGTACTCGAAGGCGAGCACCTGCTCTTGAGCACTTCATCGGCAACCGACGGGGCGAAACGTTCCCAGTAG
- a CDS encoding PaaI family thioesterase: MSTNASVQRSETFTWMDPAIALEQLPRLSGLDYFSGLRDGSIAPPPIASLMNFDLVDAKYGHVEFQCRPGEAHYNPLGMVHGGLACTLLDTVLGCAAHSTLEAGIGYTSIDLAVKYLRPITLQKGALRAEGSVVKTGSRVIFTEGRLSTAGGELLATATSTLLIFTHQPGPLTR, from the coding sequence GTGTCAACGAACGCCTCCGTGCAACGCTCGGAAACCTTCACCTGGATGGATCCGGCAATCGCGCTCGAACAGCTGCCACGGCTGTCGGGTCTGGACTACTTTTCCGGCCTCCGCGACGGCAGCATCGCGCCGCCGCCGATCGCTTCCCTCATGAATTTCGATCTCGTCGATGCGAAATACGGGCACGTCGAGTTCCAGTGCCGGCCGGGAGAAGCGCACTACAACCCCCTCGGAATGGTGCACGGCGGCCTGGCCTGCACGCTCCTTGACACGGTGCTCGGCTGCGCAGCACACAGTACCCTGGAAGCAGGGATCGGCTACACCTCCATTGACCTGGCGGTCAAGTATCTGCGACCCATCACGCTCCAGAAGGGCGCTCTTCGCGCAGAGGGGTCCGTCGTGAAAACCGGCTCGCGCGTGATATTCACTGAAGGCAGGCTCAGCACCGCTGGGGGAGAACTCCTCGCCACCGCGACGAGCACGCTGCTCATCTTCACCCACCAACCAGGCCCTCTGACAAGATGA
- a CDS encoding sugar phosphate isomerase/epimerase family protein — protein MRLAGHTLGTPNHTVPQAIRLFRAAGLDAAEVIYQDGYTSGLPQGDRRAAMEALRAAEDEGLPIIGLTPYTTAINALDESEWRGGVDEFRGAIETAHLFGADRVRVYAGSWHPGDADHAGRWARLREALQTLAPEAEQAGVRLCVENHFGTMTQTAAQTAALVREVAHPAVRVLYDQANLTFTHDETFEEAFAVQGDLVGHVHVKDLVFTDPNAAFHATETARVDASERAVRSRVVGTGVLPWPQILAALLRHGYDDLLSIEYEYRWHPQDLPTPEDGFRESAAALRGMLTDLAEMENAR, from the coding sequence ATGCGACTGGCAGGCCACACACTAGGCACCCCGAACCATACGGTCCCCCAGGCAATCAGGCTTTTCCGAGCCGCAGGGCTCGATGCCGCAGAAGTCATTTACCAGGACGGCTACACTTCGGGTCTCCCTCAGGGGGACCGGCGCGCCGCAATGGAGGCATTGAGGGCAGCGGAAGATGAGGGCCTGCCCATCATTGGCCTTACCCCCTACACCACGGCCATCAACGCTCTGGACGAGAGTGAATGGCGCGGGGGAGTAGACGAATTCCGTGGCGCGATTGAGACCGCGCATCTGTTCGGGGCCGACCGGGTGCGCGTGTACGCGGGATCCTGGCATCCGGGGGACGCCGATCATGCCGGGCGATGGGCGAGACTGCGGGAGGCCCTGCAGACCCTGGCACCTGAGGCTGAACAGGCCGGGGTGCGTCTGTGCGTGGAGAACCATTTCGGCACCATGACCCAGACTGCGGCACAAACCGCGGCGCTCGTCCGGGAGGTTGCGCACCCAGCCGTTCGTGTTCTCTACGACCAGGCCAACCTGACCTTCACCCACGACGAGACGTTCGAGGAGGCCTTCGCCGTTCAAGGCGATCTGGTCGGTCACGTACACGTCAAGGACCTCGTGTTCACCGATCCCAACGCTGCCTTCCACGCCACGGAAACGGCCCGCGTCGACGCGTCCGAGCGCGCCGTCCGATCACGGGTCGTCGGCACCGGCGTCCTTCCCTGGCCCCAGATCCTCGCGGCGCTGCTGCGCCACGGCTACGATGACCTGCTGAGCATCGAGTACGAGTACCGCTGGCACCCGCAAGACCTCCCAACCCCCGAGGATGGATTCCGGGAATCCGCGGCCGCCCTGCGCGGAATGCTCACTGATCTCGCTGAAATGGAGAACGCCCGATGA
- a CDS encoding SDR family NAD(P)-dependent oxidoreductase, with protein sequence MSLKDHVVLVTGSSGGIGDAVIDALRAEGALIIGADRAPKEGQELAAFFPLDVTSEEQCAAVVRDITSKYGRIDALIHAAGVLGTTPDIMETTTEEYESVMRINSSGTFSMVRETAQSMIETGTAGAIVILSSVAAKEARRNYLPYNASKLAVLHIMWSFAEILGPRGISVNAIAPGPVNTPMWAQFAKDSGPDAIANRAKRAAELPMRRFAEPDEVARAILFLADPDNRYITGVTLDVAGGAHLGMGT encoded by the coding sequence ATGAGCCTCAAAGACCACGTCGTTCTGGTAACCGGATCGAGCGGCGGAATCGGCGACGCAGTCATCGATGCGCTTAGAGCCGAAGGAGCCCTCATCATAGGAGCCGACCGAGCCCCCAAAGAGGGCCAGGAGTTGGCCGCCTTCTTCCCGCTCGACGTCACCTCCGAAGAGCAATGCGCCGCCGTCGTCCGCGACATTACAAGCAAGTACGGGCGCATCGACGCCCTCATTCACGCCGCCGGAGTCTTGGGCACCACCCCGGACATCATGGAAACCACGACGGAAGAATACGAATCCGTCATGCGGATCAACTCCTCCGGCACGTTCTCAATGGTCCGGGAAACGGCACAGTCAATGATTGAGACCGGCACTGCCGGTGCCATCGTCATCCTCTCCTCCGTCGCAGCCAAAGAAGCCCGCCGCAACTACCTGCCCTATAACGCGAGCAAACTCGCCGTGCTTCACATCATGTGGTCCTTCGCCGAGATACTCGGACCCCGCGGCATCTCCGTCAACGCCATTGCACCCGGCCCCGTGAACACTCCTATGTGGGCGCAGTTCGCAAAAGACTCCGGCCCGGATGCAATCGCCAACCGGGCCAAACGCGCCGCGGAACTTCCAATGCGCCGGTTCGCCGAACCCGACGAAGTCGCCCGCGCCATCCTTTTCCTTGCCGACCCGGACAACCGCTACATCACCGGCGTAACACTCGACGTGGCAGGCGGAGCACACCTCGGCATGGGCACCTGA
- a CDS encoding TIM barrel protein encodes MIINTFSYLWSSTAIDAIAELADNGYETFEVPISSPHCWPDEISGSERSEIYARLNEYGAKIRSLNAGGYDINLASPGANMRHKSIEHIKSVIDLAVAWDVAEVVISPAQDVR; translated from the coding sequence ATGATTATTAATACGTTTTCCTATCTATGGTCATCTACGGCAATTGATGCGATTGCGGAACTGGCCGACAATGGGTATGAGACTTTTGAAGTTCCGATTAGCTCTCCACATTGTTGGCCAGATGAGATATCCGGCTCGGAGCGCTCTGAAATTTATGCAAGGCTCAATGAATACGGTGCAAAAATCCGGTCGCTGAATGCCGGTGGATATGACATCAATTTGGCTAGCCCGGGCGCGAACATGCGTCACAAAAGTATTGAGCATATCAAATCGGTGATTGACTTGGCCGTAGCTTGGGATGTCGCCGAGGTGGTGATATCCCCCGCACAAGACGTCCGATGA
- a CDS encoding Gfo/Idh/MocA family protein, producing the protein MNAQRLRVGVVGAGNIATIAQLPTLVQRDDVDLAALVSRREDPGNLVRRWGFGAAYRSVEDMLASQDLDAVFVLTPRSEHAHAVQLCLDNDVDVFCEKPLAPATEEAERLADLADERGRILMVDFNRRYAPVYTAGREAFGEKGATFCVAQKNRPGSEYRATFENAIHMVDLLRWYCGGDPVDVAAHAAGDDPWEEDGVAAIIRFSTGNTGVLMAARTAGAWNEKLDAYGDGKTVEVRAPETVSTTVSGVTTSRELSAEAYGWATATDTLGFSAAVHHFLDRVADRAQPLTSGREAVHTQRLLDRILAASGLPAEEQQGRQWESHATSATAKP; encoded by the coding sequence ATGAACGCCCAGCGTCTGCGCGTCGGCGTCGTCGGCGCAGGCAACATCGCCACCATCGCCCAGTTGCCCACACTCGTCCAGCGCGACGATGTTGACCTGGCTGCCTTGGTGTCCCGCCGGGAGGATCCGGGAAACCTGGTCCGACGCTGGGGTTTCGGTGCCGCCTACCGCTCAGTGGAGGACATGCTGGCCTCCCAGGACCTGGATGCGGTCTTCGTCCTCACGCCGCGGTCCGAGCACGCGCACGCCGTCCAGCTGTGCCTGGACAATGACGTCGACGTGTTCTGCGAAAAGCCCTTGGCCCCGGCCACCGAGGAGGCAGAACGTTTGGCGGACCTCGCCGACGAGCGCGGCCGCATCCTGATGGTCGACTTCAACCGCCGCTACGCACCTGTCTATACGGCAGGGCGCGAGGCCTTCGGCGAGAAGGGCGCTACCTTCTGCGTCGCCCAAAAGAACCGCCCCGGTTCGGAATACCGCGCAACGTTCGAGAACGCCATCCACATGGTCGATCTCCTCCGCTGGTACTGCGGCGGCGACCCCGTGGACGTGGCCGCGCACGCAGCCGGCGATGACCCTTGGGAAGAAGACGGCGTCGCGGCCATCATCCGCTTCAGTACCGGCAACACCGGAGTGCTGATGGCCGCTCGAACCGCAGGCGCCTGGAACGAAAAACTGGACGCCTACGGCGACGGAAAGACCGTGGAGGTACGGGCACCCGAAACAGTATCGACCACTGTGAGCGGAGTCACCACATCACGCGAGCTCAGCGCCGAGGCCTACGGCTGGGCAACAGCGACCGACACACTCGGATTCTCCGCCGCCGTCCACCACTTCCTCGACCGCGTCGCCGACAGGGCGCAGCCGCTCACCTCGGGTCGCGAGGCCGTTCATACCCAGCGGTTGCTGGATCGGATCCTCGCAGCCTCCGGACTACCCGCGGAGGAACAACAAGGCCGGCAATGGGAAAGCCATGCCACGAGTGCAACAGCTAAACCGTAA
- a CDS encoding bifunctional 4-hydroxy-2-oxoglutarate aldolase/2-dehydro-3-deoxy-phosphogluconate aldolase yields the protein MYKKLRTLQTIDESGAVLIVRLENADVAERVAEAAIAGGFRALEITLSIPGAVDVIRRLSAKHRPSGVAIGAGTVLDEHSAYECIRAGADFLVSPQLNPAMIRMANRYQVPTISGAYTPTELVESAEAGADILKIFPTEAGGIPYVKSVLAPLAHLPVMPAGGVTPGNVAEWFAAGVACVGVGSAVTKAWQPDGDFSRVTEAAREFLSAVAEARK from the coding sequence ATGTACAAGAAACTTCGCACCCTGCAGACCATCGACGAATCCGGTGCCGTCCTCATCGTCCGCCTCGAGAACGCTGACGTGGCAGAACGCGTCGCAGAAGCGGCGATCGCCGGAGGTTTCCGCGCCCTTGAAATCACGCTCTCGATCCCGGGCGCGGTGGACGTGATCCGACGGCTCTCTGCCAAGCACCGGCCCAGTGGAGTAGCGATCGGAGCCGGAACGGTGCTGGACGAGCACTCAGCCTATGAGTGCATCCGCGCCGGCGCCGACTTCCTGGTCAGTCCCCAGCTGAACCCGGCGATGATCCGGATGGCCAACCGGTACCAGGTGCCGACCATCAGCGGGGCGTATACACCGACGGAACTTGTCGAGTCTGCCGAAGCCGGCGCTGACATTCTCAAGATCTTTCCCACGGAAGCCGGCGGCATCCCCTACGTGAAGTCGGTCCTCGCCCCGCTGGCGCACCTGCCGGTCATGCCGGCAGGTGGCGTCACCCCGGGGAATGTCGCGGAATGGTTCGCCGCCGGCGTCGCCTGCGTTGGGGTCGGCAGTGCCGTGACCAAAGCATGGCAGCCCGACGGCGACTTCTCCCGCGTCACCGAGGCCGCCAGGGAGTTCCTTTCGGCAGTGGCAGAGGCGCGCAAGTGA
- a CDS encoding Gfo/Idh/MocA family protein: MSGPRTIILGASHWHVPLCARAIGEEHEVVGISDEDVSLVRGLAEAWSAPVEVDWRSLVDLPDLGLAYVFGPHSGMAEKCLALIERGIPFVVEKPLGTSLAELVQVRKAAEAAGVPATIPFVQRGGPADRWLAKAGRPTYQRMSFIAGPPSRYLDNGNPWMLDPAAAGGGCLANLAPHFVDLFLQGSNESAENVDSRLSSVLHGAGVEDHASLIITTPSGREAIIEVGYAFPGSPLKRYCSYTSAGEAGFASIDSDGSATFTTLDGATESAVIDLDSDPLYDPFVRRVAKTLEDGFRGLPTLAQLEDAMRPIWQAYDDHGGKEDGRP, encoded by the coding sequence ATGAGTGGACCACGCACGATCATCCTTGGTGCTTCGCACTGGCACGTCCCGCTCTGTGCGCGGGCGATCGGCGAAGAACACGAGGTCGTCGGCATCAGTGACGAGGATGTATCGCTCGTCCGGGGACTTGCGGAGGCGTGGAGCGCTCCCGTGGAGGTTGACTGGCGTAGCCTGGTGGATCTGCCGGATCTCGGGCTTGCCTATGTCTTCGGCCCGCACAGTGGCATGGCGGAAAAGTGTCTTGCGCTGATCGAGCGCGGCATTCCGTTCGTGGTGGAGAAGCCTTTGGGCACCTCACTTGCGGAACTTGTCCAGGTGCGGAAGGCTGCGGAAGCGGCCGGTGTGCCCGCGACAATCCCGTTCGTTCAGCGGGGCGGCCCCGCCGACCGCTGGCTGGCAAAGGCCGGCCGGCCGACGTACCAGAGAATGTCCTTTATCGCCGGGCCGCCCTCGCGCTACCTGGATAACGGCAATCCTTGGATGCTGGACCCTGCTGCTGCAGGCGGTGGTTGCTTGGCGAATCTGGCACCGCATTTTGTCGATCTGTTCCTGCAGGGCAGTAACGAGTCAGCGGAGAACGTCGATTCCCGGCTCTCTTCTGTTCTGCACGGTGCGGGTGTTGAGGACCATGCCAGCCTCATCATTACCACCCCGAGCGGGCGTGAAGCCATCATCGAGGTGGGGTACGCCTTCCCGGGTTCGCCGTTGAAACGATACTGCAGCTACACGTCCGCAGGCGAAGCCGGATTCGCCTCTATCGACTCAGACGGTTCTGCCACGTTCACCACGCTGGACGGGGCGACTGAGTCCGCCGTGATCGATCTGGACAGTGACCCTCTTTATGATCCGTTCGTACGCCGTGTCGCGAAGACACTGGAAGATGGATTCCGAGGGCTGCCAACGCTGGCCCAGCTTGAAGATGCGATGCGTCCGATTTGGCAGGCATATGACGACCACGGAGGAAAAGAAGATGGCAGACCTTAG
- a CDS encoding sugar phosphate isomerase/epimerase family protein: MISPSLEKAYGWMYESLENLIPLAKQAGVRLLFENTPYCFTPTIQDLAGIVSTVKDDALKIVYDVANAAYIGEDPVDSLLSNHESIGLVHISDTGMQTWGHDPIATGVIDWYGLGKAVKTTCGVNNVVLEIIREEYPVQEFKKAMQDLKNQGWELGN, translated from the coding sequence ATGATTTCACCTTCACTCGAAAAAGCCTACGGATGGATGTACGAGAGCCTGGAGAATCTAATTCCACTGGCCAAACAGGCCGGCGTACGACTACTTTTCGAAAACACTCCCTATTGCTTCACTCCTACCATTCAGGACTTGGCAGGCATCGTAAGTACGGTCAAAGATGACGCACTTAAGATCGTGTACGATGTCGCCAACGCTGCTTACATAGGAGAGGATCCCGTAGATAGTTTGCTCTCCAATCACGAATCAATTGGACTTGTGCATATTTCTGATACGGGCATGCAAACCTGGGGTCATGATCCAATCGCCACAGGAGTGATCGACTGGTACGGGTTAGGCAAGGCCGTCAAAACAACCTGCGGAGTCAATAACGTTGTTCTCGAGATAATTCGCGAAGAGTACCCCGTGCAGGAATTTAAGAAGGCAATGCAGGATCTCAAAAATCAAGGCTGGGAATTAGGAAATTAG
- a CDS encoding LacI family DNA-binding transcriptional regulator, which yields MADLSIDVVAKAAGVHRSTVSRAFSRPEAVKSETREHILKVAEGLGYTMSPLAQALRTKTSTFVPLIVPDITNPFFAELAKTMTQAADERGYQLLLCVTNGDPAKTEGYFTAMQAMYAPFGIVAPSTKVDTDALKRFDFGHRVVVIDRVEGDSSVPTVTVDSRRGIVLALEHLRSLGHTSIGYVSGISGTHTAQDRMDAYLELSAEGSSTPLVLDSGSDPDAGARAAKHFLEMENPPTAIIAANDMVAFAVISALGQGGIRVPEDVSVMGFDGLALGSRFNPPLTTVRQPIADMGNIAIELAEKQNLNGSVDHVVLEPELLVRASTSGPRK from the coding sequence ATGGCAGACCTTAGTATTGACGTTGTCGCGAAGGCGGCCGGCGTCCACCGCTCTACGGTTTCCCGGGCATTCTCCCGGCCGGAAGCGGTAAAAAGTGAAACCCGCGAACACATCCTCAAGGTTGCCGAGGGACTCGGCTACACGATGAGCCCGCTCGCCCAGGCTCTTCGTACAAAGACCAGCACCTTCGTCCCCCTGATCGTGCCTGACATCACCAACCCGTTCTTTGCAGAACTTGCCAAGACCATGACGCAGGCCGCTGATGAGCGCGGCTACCAGCTGCTGCTGTGTGTCACGAACGGAGACCCTGCCAAGACCGAGGGGTACTTCACCGCGATGCAGGCCATGTACGCCCCCTTCGGAATCGTCGCGCCCTCGACGAAAGTCGATACCGACGCCCTCAAGCGCTTCGATTTTGGCCACCGGGTGGTAGTGATCGACCGCGTGGAAGGCGACTCCTCGGTTCCAACCGTCACCGTCGACAGCCGCCGCGGAATAGTCCTGGCTCTGGAGCACCTGCGTTCCTTGGGGCACACCTCGATCGGCTACGTTTCCGGTATCTCCGGGACCCACACTGCGCAGGACCGGATGGACGCGTATCTGGAGCTGTCAGCGGAAGGCAGCAGCACGCCCCTTGTACTCGACAGCGGCTCCGATCCGGACGCAGGGGCGCGCGCGGCAAAGCACTTTCTTGAGATGGAGAATCCCCCGACGGCGATTATCGCCGCCAATGACATGGTCGCCTTCGCGGTGATCTCGGCCCTTGGCCAAGGCGGCATCCGCGTGCCGGAGGACGTATCGGTCATGGGCTTTGACGGCTTGGCATTGGGCTCCCGGTTCAACCCGCCTCTGACCACAGTGCGGCAGCCGATTGCCGACATGGGAAACATCGCGATCGAGCTGGCGGAGAAGCAGAACCTGAACGGATCAGTGGACCACGTCGTTCTGGAACCTGAACTTCTGGTGCGCGCCTCCACCTCAGGGCCGCGCAAATGA
- a CDS encoding AAA family ATPase, producing MTVPKVFIVIGPAGSGKTTIAQQTAKEHGAAYLDKDRVCGRLVEFALKAAGHDPSDRESNGFYRENVLPLEYETLMDIAGANLRLGRSVVLDAPFGAYFAVPDYLTRAAEEFHWPPTETTVVRVQVPQDTLRGRLIQRGLERDRWKLAHWDEYWASYGSLDCTWSGVRFLDLNNEKSLPIQG from the coding sequence GTGACGGTCCCCAAAGTCTTCATTGTCATCGGCCCTGCAGGATCCGGAAAGACGACCATTGCCCAGCAAACAGCAAAAGAGCACGGAGCTGCATATCTGGACAAGGACCGGGTCTGTGGCCGCCTTGTCGAGTTTGCCTTGAAGGCAGCCGGACACGACCCCAGCGATCGGGAATCCAATGGGTTTTACCGGGAGAATGTTCTGCCCCTGGAGTACGAGACGCTCATGGATATAGCCGGAGCGAATCTGCGACTGGGACGGTCGGTCGTACTCGATGCACCCTTCGGTGCGTACTTCGCCGTACCGGACTACCTGACGCGCGCCGCGGAAGAATTCCACTGGCCTCCCACGGAGACCACGGTGGTGCGGGTGCAGGTCCCCCAGGATACTCTCCGCGGCCGACTCATTCAGCGGGGCCTGGAGAGGGACCGCTGGAAACTCGCCCATTGGGACGAGTACTGGGCATCGTACGGCAGCTTGGACTGCACCTGGTCCGGAGTCCGTTTCCTTGATCTCAACAATGAGAAGTCCCTGCCAATTCAGGGATGA
- a CDS encoding VOC family protein: MTGANARTLRRLPGLRHTDHVGLTVPNLEDAIRFFVGVLGAEELYRSDRGPDPEFMPTNFDVPADARLTLAMLRLPPNLNIELFEWSSAERRETPPRHSDAGGHHLCFVVDDVDEAVAVLQETPGVRVLGERKEVAGDSPRVAGNRWTYFITPWGLLMEIVDRSRVATPPRLVGPADWAATQDTFRKDV; the protein is encoded by the coding sequence ATGACCGGGGCCAACGCAAGGACGCTGCGCCGGCTGCCCGGGCTGCGGCACACCGACCACGTCGGTCTGACAGTTCCGAACCTCGAGGACGCAATCAGGTTCTTCGTCGGGGTACTCGGCGCCGAGGAGTTGTACCGCTCCGACCGCGGACCCGACCCCGAGTTCATGCCCACGAACTTCGATGTCCCTGCTGATGCCCGGCTCACCCTCGCCATGCTGCGACTGCCTCCGAACCTGAACATTGAGCTTTTCGAATGGAGCAGCGCTGAACGGCGGGAAACCCCGCCACGGCATTCCGACGCAGGCGGCCACCACCTGTGCTTCGTTGTGGACGACGTAGACGAAGCGGTTGCCGTGCTGCAGGAAACCCCTGGAGTACGCGTGCTCGGGGAGCGCAAGGAAGTCGCCGGCGACAGTCCCCGCGTGGCGGGCAACCGCTGGACTTACTTCATCACCCCCTGGGGCCTGCTGATGGAAATCGTCGACCGATCCCGGGTCGCAACCCCACCGCGGCTGGTCGGTCCTGCGGACTGGGCAGCAACTCAAGACACTTTCAGGAAGGACGTTTAA